A stretch of DNA from Anaerotignum faecicola:
AAATACAGCCCCGAAGAGGCGTCGATCACTGTTTCCGTAAGCGAAACTATAAATTATTTTAAAGTCGCCGTAAAAGATACGGGCATCGGCATACCTAAAGAGGACATAGGAAGGGTATTCGACAGGTTTTATAGGGTTGACAAGGCGAGAAGCCGCGCTATGGGCGGAACGGGGCTTGGCCTTGCCATTGCAAAGGAAATTATGGAAGCCCACGGCGGTAAGATAACGGCCGAAAGCGAATACGGAAAGGGCACGACCATGACGATGTGGTTCCTTAAAGTTATAAATGTGAAAGAGGGGGTTCTTTAATACTGCGGCGGCAAAATATACGCTCCCGGCGCTGTTTTTAAATGTGGATAGAGCGTCGGAGAGGTTTTGGAATTTTAATAAAGTAAGCCGAATTATAAAAAACGCGTTTCGAACAGCCAACGGCAGGCACGAACGCGTTTTTATTATGGTTGAGCGATAGGAATATGAAAAATCCGTTGATAATTTGAACTGAATAAATCATAACGGTATTTGAATACGAATCTTAAAGCATATATTTAATGATTTTTTAAAAGCAATTTGCCGCGGACGGTTTTAAGACAGTCGCGTCTTAAAATAAACTTGCGGCTGTCGGATGACAAAGCTATTCTATTTTTATACCGAGGCCGTCAAGGAGCCTTACGGCTTCAGGAAAAGAGAATCTTGCCCCTTTCAGATTGTTTGAAAAAATATCGATATTATAGCCGGAAGCCTCCCTGAAGTCAGATTTTCTCAGATCGCAGCTGTAAAATTCCGTTCCGTCGAGACGGCATGATTTAAACAGGCTTTCGTTTAAATGACATTCGCCGAATATCGAGGATATAATTTCGGAACCGGAGAAATCAAATTTTCTGAAATTTATGCCGGTAAAGGCGTTGTATTTTAATAAGCAGCGGTTAATTTTGCTTATGGGTTCCGAAAGCTTGCCGCTTGGAAGCAGTTCGTGCCATTGTATATTTACAAGACGGCAGTCGGTAAACTGGGAAAACCGCGACTGCGAATATTTAGCTGAAAGCGAAGTTACTGTGCAGCCATAAAACCGGCAGTTGGAAAATGAACATCTTATTATTGAACATGAACTGATTTTACAGTTCAGAAAATCACAGTCGGCGAATGTAAAGTCCTCAAGGCAGGCATTTTCAAGAATTATATTTTCAAATGTATTGTATTCGTAATTATTTTTATCCATCTGTATTCCTTTTTGTTTATTTTCAAATAAGCAATTTATTTATGCCGTCATATTTCAAATGATTGCCCTTTTTTCGATATTTCAAATATATTTTCGGCATACGGCTTAACCGGCGGAAGCTCTTTTATTTTGCGGCAAACGCTGTAATCGCCCCAAAAATGCATCGGAAAAATATTTTTGGCTCCGACTGTTTCCATAAACTGGGTTATGCACAGGCTTGAATGTATTCCTTGGCGCGGATCGAGAAGAAGAAATGCGACGTCGGGATTTTCGCCCTTAATTTTCGATATTTCGTTTATATACGCTTCTCCCATTTGGCGGTTCCATTCGTCGGGTTCGCCTTCCCAGTACCAGTTGTTCAGATCCCCGGCGTGATATATTTTAAGGCCGTCTGTTTTTATAAAAAAAGCTACTCCCTCATCGGTCGATTTCAATGTTTTTATATTAAGGCCGTCCGTTTCGTATTCAGCGTAGGGCGCAAGAAACTGTACATTTTCTCCGGAAGCCGCTTTTTTCGGTATATCGCTTGAGAGTATGAATTTTACATTCGTATGCGTTTTCGCAAGATCGAATATCTTTTTTGAAAAATGGTCGCTGTGGGCATGGCTTGCAAAAACAAAAAGCGGTTTGCTTTTGTCAAGGTAAGGGATTTCCCCGTCGGTATAGTCGAAAAGCATAATGACACTGCCCGTTTCAACGAGAAAAGAACTGTGGTTTATATATGTTATTTTCATATTTGCCTCCTGTTTGTTTTTCCGTTTTAGGGAACACAATTTTTAACCCGCGGCTTATGCAGTTTGTTAAGCGGCCGAGCAAAGCTTAAATTAACAGGCGGCCGCGGCCGAACGGCGGATTATATATTTTCGCCGTTTATTTTCATTTTATCATGGGCGGAATATATTTATTATAATGTTTTGCGGCGAAAAAAACAAGGCGCGGAGGATTTGCCCCGTTTTCTTTTCAGACTGGCGGCGGTTTCGTTAATTTTACTGCTTTTTGATTTAAGCGGAATAATCTGATAAAATATACGGAAAGGCAAAACGGAAGTTGAGGAGGCTTAATTATGTGCCTGCATGATTTGATTGTCAAAGAATTTGAACGGACCGGATCTGTATCGGCTTTGATTTATTTAATTGAACATGGGAGAGAAATTGAATTTTCATTTGAAGGAAAGAAATATTTCCTCTCCGGCAGTAATTCCGAAAAAAACGTATCTCTTTGGAGCGATCAAAAGGAACAAAGTTTTTACAGCATAGAAGAACTGATTGAAAAAGCGGAAGTAACGGACGCGGCGGCATTATTGGATGTCCTGCCTGAAGTACATTTAGAAACTATATTTTAACAAATTTCGGTTTATCGGCGCGCCGCTGCCGCCTTGCTTTGCTTTGACGAAAGGCGGTTATTTTACATGCCGAATTAATTTAAAATATAAAAAGCGGCAAAGGATGAGTATAGCCTGGTATTGATTTGGTCATGGGCGGCACGCCGAAATTTCATGGCGGCATGCCGGCGGCGAAAAGCCGCATATTTAAACGGAGGAGAGAGTTTGCCGGTTTCCGATAACATTATAGCCTTGAAGCAGGGGGAGCGCCTGGCGTTATATGCGGATATAGGTTCGGTTTACAAGGGCGCGCGCCCTGCAAGATAAAGTTTTCCTAAATTTTGTGCTGTATACGCTTGGCACAGGATTATATTAGTCGGCGTGTATGCGACTTGAACTGCAAAAAACTGTCCCCTTGTGAGGCCGAAAAGTTTTAACAGGCGTCGGCAGAGTAGGGGAAAGGCAAAGGCGCCAAAGAGCCGCCGTACTGCGGCAAGCGGCTTTAACACGGCTATTGCTCTGCCAAGACCCGTTAAAACCGTGTATGCGCTTGTAAACTCTAAGCGCAAATGAAAAAATATATTAAAATTAAAGCGATATATGCCGATATATAAATATAGGGATTTATCCTGCCGAATTTTTTTATTTTAGAGGAAGGAGGGAGTATTTATGGCAATTAACGGAATTAATTCAATTAATAATTGGAGCTACTATATAAATTACCAGCAGGCCGTTAATAAAACGAGACTTACGCAGGCTTTAAGCAAAAACCCTGTTATTGCCGACAAGTTAGATAAGTATGAACAATCCGGATCTTCCGCCGGGCTCGGTTCTTCCAAGAATTTCCTTAAGGAGTACAACAGCGCCGTTTCCGGCTTGATGTCGTCCGCCAACACGCTGAGGAACGTTAATTCAAAGAGCCCGCTTAATGAATTGACCGCAAAAAGCAGCGATACGGACGTCGCCGACGTTAAGGTTAACTATACGGTTAGGGAAACGGCAAAATATGATTTGGAAGTGAGCCAGACGGCGTCGGCCCAGGTAAATTCTTCGGAATTTGTAAGCGGAAGCGCGCTTGCCTCCGGGGATATGAATTTTGCTGTTGAATCTGCCGACGGCGGCAGGATTGATGTAAATGTAAGCTCCGTTAAGGAAAACGGCGGGCAAAAGACGAATTATCAAATGATGAAAGAAGCCGCCGAACAAATTAACAAGGGCGATTCGGGCGTAAGGGCCGAAGTTGTTGTTGACGACGGCAAAACAAGCCTTAAACTTACGTCTGAAAAAACAGGCGCGGCCAACGGCTTTACCGTAAGCGGTGACGAAGGCGCGGCAAAAGGCATTAAAGAAACGGCGCAGGAAGGCCGCGACGCCGTTTACAAAGTTACGAAAGAAGGCGTTACAAGGGAATATACATCAAGCACAAATGAAATAAGCCTCGATTACGGAAGGATGACCGCAACCCTTAAAAAAGCCGGAGAGGTTTCCGTTTCCACAGGCCTTGACGATGGGAAAGTTGTTTCCGCCGTTAAGGATCTTGTTGCAAACTACAATAAAACGCTTAATCTTCTTAATGATAACGCTTCCAGAGGAAGCGGCGTTATAAACCAAATCAGAAATATGGCTATGGCGCCTGCATCCGAAAAAAGCATGGAGCTTATCGGTATTACCGTTAACAAGGACGGCACGCTGAAGCTTGATGAAAGCAAGCTTAAAGAAAGCTTGAATAAAGATCCTTCTTTGACAAAAGATATACTAGGCGGCTCCTTTGGAGTTGCGCAGGGCGCATTCAACGACGCTGTCAAAGGTATGGGCGCTAACTCCCTGAGCCTTATAAGCAACGATATATCAAGCCTTCAGGGATACGGCTCCATTAACGATCCTCTTGGCAATATGAGCTTTTTTGCAAATTCAGGCTCCTGGGGAAGGAACAATTATTCCGCACTGGGGCTTATGTTTGATATGCTTGTATAGCGGTTATTAAGGCTTTAAAAATAAGCGTTAGGCCGCAATTAAACGGCGGCAGGGGAATACCTATAAAGGGGGCGCGTTTGCGCGTCCCCGTGATTTATAAGCGTCTTTGCTGTCAGAAAACGGTTTGGAAGAAACTCGTTTTAAGGCGGGAAAAGACGCCGGATATGGCTTTTAGGCACGGATTTACGGACAATTTTTATATATTTGGCGCGGGCGTTTAAAGCGGCAGGACGCTGTTGCAGTGAAAGTGCGCGGCAAATTTGAAAGGAGGGACAGTTATGGTTGAATCTATAGCGGCAATGAGTATGAGCATGAGCGCCGCTAAACTGCAGATGGACGCCGGTATTGCGATTGCAAAAAAGGCAATGGAAGATTCGGCTATGTCGCTTGAAGGGCTGATTGATATGGTGGATGCGGCGAACGCTTCCCTTTCGTCGGACGGCATGCCGCATGTTATCGATACTTTAGCGTAATGTATCGGAAATTTTTGTATTTTAAGCATGACGTTTTAAATGCATAAACGGACGACGCATAAAAATAAGATGCATACATATTTTGCCCTATTGGCCGAAAATACGGAGTTTCGGAGCGGGATATCCGAAACGGAAAATGCGTCGGTAAAATTTTTGCAGACAGGCAGGCTATGCCGCGGCCGAACCCCGGCCGCGGCGCATATGGTTTCCGTAAGCGGAAGGCGGCATATATAGGCGTTACGGAATATGGGCTGTGTGAAGCGTCGGAATTTTTGATAAACATAAATATGCGGCTGTGATATGAGCGTCGGACAATTTTTAAGGCCGTGGGGCGGGGAGAACTTTTTAAAGCGGAGGTTGCGCCCCGCGGCTTTTATTTTGGCGGGCTGTAATGGATTGAGTATGGAGGTGTGCGGAATATAATACGTCCTCTATGACGGCGTACGGTAACCGTTATAAAAATAAAATGCCTTTTCTGTTATAGGCCGTTCAGGGCGATTTATAACGAAAAGGCATTTTAGCCGCGACAGCTTTTGTTTTGGCAAAGGTATGCGGATACTGCCGGAAATGAGAGAGTGTATTTTGCGTTACTTTGGTTAAAAGGCATCGTTGCGGACAGCGGCACGGTTTGCGGCAGATTATTAAAAAGTATGGAATGACGGGAAGGCTAAACGTTTATTTCCATGCCTACGCCGACTTCTTCGATTTTCATGGAATTTATCATTTTTGCTTTCGCTTTCAGGCATACGCAGTGGCAGGGATAAAGCTTATCGGCTTTGAGGTCTTTTAAATATTCTATTGTGCTGTCAAGCCTGACGTCGTCTTCGAGAAGGTGGAAGCCGCCGATTATGCCGGCGATTTTATCGCACCCAAGAATTTCTTTTGCGTAGGAAACAATGTTGCAGATACCGCTGTGGGAGCAGCCCGTGACTATAAATATGCCGTTTTCGGTTTTAAAGGCCAGAGCGGAATCGTCAAGCAGGTAATCGTCGCTCCAGCAGCCAAATTCATTTTTACGGCCTATGGGAGTTTTATTTTCAAAGCCGTTTACGCGAGGTATTTCGCCCAGGAATACGCAATCGGGCGTTATAAAACGCGGCGTTTTAGAAGGCGCATACTTTGCGGCGGCGCTTATTTCATCCTCGTTCATCGGCGCGCCTATGTAAAGCGCGCCTTTTGTTTTTGGGTTAAAACAGGAAGGATGGCATATAATTTCAACATTTTTTAGATCTGTTTTTTCGAGCAGATATTTAAGGCCGTTTGTATGGTCCAAGTGTCCGTGCGACAGCACGATATGGGTTACAAAATTCAAATCTACGCCCATTTTTTCGGCGTTTTTTATAAATATATCGGAATATCCCGTGTCAAAAAGTATTTTCGCCCCGACCGTTTCTATATAAAAACTTACGCCGGGTTCTCCTAAATAATACTCGTCTATATATGTGTTGTTGTCTACAAGGACTTTCAGTTTCATTAAAATTCCCCCTTTTATCAGATTTTAACAAGGAGATCTGCGCCTGTCAACGGATCTTAAAAAGCCGCCGTTTTATATTTGGGCTAATGATTTTCAACTCCTTTAAAACTCTGCAATCCCGCAAGGAAAAATTTTTGCAGTTTAGGGCGCATATGCGCCGGCATAGAGGAGCCTTTGGCAAGCGTATGCAGCACGGAAATGCGGAAATTTTTTCCTTGTGGGACGTGCGGCCTTATAAAGCGGAGATACTATCTGC
This window harbors:
- a CDS encoding putative motility protein, with product MVESIAAMSMSMSAAKLQMDAGIAIAKKAMEDSAMSLEGLIDMVDAANASLSSDGMPHVIDTLA
- the fliD gene encoding flagellar filament capping protein FliD, which codes for MAINGINSINNWSYYINYQQAVNKTRLTQALSKNPVIADKLDKYEQSGSSAGLGSSKNFLKEYNSAVSGLMSSANTLRNVNSKSPLNELTAKSSDTDVADVKVNYTVRETAKYDLEVSQTASAQVNSSEFVSGSALASGDMNFAVESADGGRIDVNVSSVKENGGQKTNYQMMKEAAEQINKGDSGVRAEVVVDDGKTSLKLTSEKTGAANGFTVSGDEGAAKGIKETAQEGRDAVYKVTKEGVTREYTSSTNEISLDYGRMTATLKKAGEVSVSTGLDDGKVVSAVKDLVANYNKTLNLLNDNASRGSGVINQIRNMAMAPASEKSMELIGITVNKDGTLKLDESKLKESLNKDPSLTKDILGGSFGVAQGAFNDAVKGMGANSLSLISNDISSLQGYGSINDPLGNMSFFANSGSWGRNNYSALGLMFDMLV
- a CDS encoding pentapeptide repeat-containing protein — translated: MDKNNYEYNTFENIILENACLEDFTFADCDFLNCKISSCSIIRCSFSNCRFYGCTVTSLSAKYSQSRFSQFTDCRLVNIQWHELLPSGKLSEPISKINRCLLKYNAFTGINFRKFDFSGSEIISSIFGECHLNESLFKSCRLDGTEFYSCDLRKSDFREASGYNIDIFSNNLKGARFSFPEAVRLLDGLGIKIE
- a CDS encoding MBL fold metallo-hydrolase, whose amino-acid sequence is MKLKVLVDNNTYIDEYYLGEPGVSFYIETVGAKILFDTGYSDIFIKNAEKMGVDLNFVTHIVLSHGHLDHTNGLKYLLEKTDLKNVEIICHPSCFNPKTKGALYIGAPMNEDEISAAAKYAPSKTPRFITPDCVFLGEIPRVNGFENKTPIGRKNEFGCWSDDYLLDDSALAFKTENGIFIVTGCSHSGICNIVSYAKEILGCDKIAGIIGGFHLLEDDVRLDSTIEYLKDLKADKLYPCHCVCLKAKAKMINSMKIEEVGVGMEINV
- a CDS encoding MBL fold metallo-hydrolase, coding for MKITYINHSSFLVETGSVIMLFDYTDGEIPYLDKSKPLFVFASHAHSDHFSKKIFDLAKTHTNVKFILSSDIPKKAASGENVQFLAPYAEYETDGLNIKTLKSTDEGVAFFIKTDGLKIYHAGDLNNWYWEGEPDEWNRQMGEAYINEISKIKGENPDVAFLLLDPRQGIHSSLCITQFMETVGAKNIFPMHFWGDYSVCRKIKELPPVKPYAENIFEISKKGQSFEI